The following proteins are co-located in the Paenibacillus sp. JNUCC32 genome:
- a CDS encoding ABC transporter permease subunit, producing MGRYAIQRLLGVIPLLFVVSILVFMFIHLIPGDPARLVAGKDATLEEINGIREQLGLNLPLWQQYVNYMSDLLKGDLGVSVTSGLPVTDMLESRFFPTIVLTFTSLGWALVIGLIIGIISAVNRGKWPDYIGMLTAISGISLPGFWLGLVLIQIFSVELGWFPTGGVDSWQSYILPSFTLGAGIMSMLARYSRTSMLETMREDYVRTGRAKGLREFVVVGRHALRNSLIQVVTVAGLQFGFLLGGSVMVETVFSIPGMGRLLVDSIAFRDYTVIQALLLLFAAEFILINLIVDLLYGVLNPKIRYASK from the coding sequence TTGGGAAGATATGCAATTCAGAGGCTGCTGGGTGTAATCCCGCTGTTGTTCGTTGTATCCATCCTTGTATTTATGTTCATTCACCTGATTCCTGGAGATCCGGCACGGCTTGTTGCAGGTAAGGATGCCACCCTTGAGGAGATCAACGGGATTCGAGAGCAGCTAGGCTTAAACTTGCCGCTATGGCAGCAGTATGTGAACTACATGAGTGATCTGTTGAAGGGTGACTTGGGTGTATCCGTTACCTCCGGTTTGCCGGTGACGGACATGTTGGAAAGCCGCTTTTTCCCGACGATTGTCCTGACCTTTACCAGCCTTGGCTGGGCACTGGTCATTGGTCTGATCATTGGTATCATATCAGCAGTCAATCGCGGCAAATGGCCGGACTATATTGGGATGCTGACGGCTATATCGGGTATTTCCCTGCCAGGTTTCTGGCTTGGTCTTGTACTGATTCAAATTTTCTCCGTTGAGCTGGGCTGGTTCCCTACAGGGGGCGTCGACAGCTGGCAATCCTATATTTTGCCTTCCTTTACGCTGGGAGCGGGGATTATGTCCATGCTGGCAAGATACTCCCGTACTTCGATGCTCGAAACGATGCGCGAGGATTATGTCCGGACCGGACGCGCGAAGGGCTTGCGGGAATTCGTCGTTGTCGGCAGGCATGCGCTGCGCAACTCCCTGATCCAGGTCGTGACCGTAGCGGGCCTTCAGTTCGGATTTTTGCTGGGCGGCTCGGTTATGGTCGAGACGGTATTCAGTATTCCCGGCATGGGGCGTCTCTTGGTCGATTCCATCGCGTTCCGGGATTACACCGTGATTCAAGCGCTGCTATTGCTGTTCGCGGCCGAATTTATCCTGATTAACCTGATTGTCGATTTATTGTACGGTGTACTGAATCCAAAAATCCGGTATGCATCGAAATAG
- a CDS encoding ABC transporter permease — MSDNSTVAVHSSAPEDMLAKSQATGKFKAFTSKFLKQKLAVISSGFILLLLVLAVIGPHIVPYPPNEPNYDAMMQGPSAAHWAGTDEYGRDILSRLIDGTRLTMSVSLSAVFISAVLGTILGLISGYYGGWLDRLIMRGSDVMFSFPDLLLAIGIVAILGPGLSNVVIAVAVFGTPSFARIIRSVTLSAKESLYVEAARSMGAKHNRIIWKHIFPETVPSIIVNVSMRIGGAILAASSLSFLGLGAKPTEPDWGAMLSMGRDYLSIAPHIVYYPGLLIFLTVLAFNLIGDGLNDALDPKTKN, encoded by the coding sequence ATGAGCGACAATTCAACAGTGGCGGTCCATTCCTCCGCACCGGAGGATATGCTTGCGAAGAGTCAGGCAACTGGCAAATTCAAAGCGTTTACGTCTAAATTCTTGAAACAAAAGCTTGCCGTTATATCAAGCGGATTTATTTTGTTACTACTTGTGCTGGCGGTGATCGGTCCGCATATCGTTCCGTATCCTCCCAATGAGCCGAACTATGATGCGATGATGCAAGGCCCGTCTGCTGCCCATTGGGCAGGCACGGACGAATACGGCCGCGACATTCTCAGCCGCTTGATCGACGGTACGCGGTTGACCATGTCGGTCAGCTTAAGCGCCGTATTTATATCCGCCGTGCTGGGTACGATTCTCGGATTGATCAGCGGGTACTATGGCGGGTGGCTGGATCGCCTCATCATGCGGGGCAGTGACGTCATGTTCTCGTTCCCTGACCTGCTGCTGGCCATCGGTATCGTGGCGATACTGGGGCCGGGCTTATCCAATGTAGTCATCGCGGTGGCAGTCTTCGGGACCCCGTCGTTTGCCAGAATCATTCGAAGCGTGACGCTCTCCGCAAAGGAATCTTTGTATGTAGAGGCAGCACGGTCCATGGGTGCCAAGCATAACCGGATTATTTGGAAACATATTTTCCCCGAGACGGTTCCCAGCATTATCGTCAACGTATCGATGAGAATCGGCGGCGCCATTCTGGCGGCTTCCTCGTTAAGCTTTCTCGGCCTCGGGGCCAAGCCGACGGAACCGGACTGGGGCGCCATGCTCAGCATGGGTCGGGATTACTTGAGTATTGCACCCCATATCGTGTATTACCCGGGGCTTCTCATATTCCTGACCGTGCTCGCATTCAACCTGATCGGTGACGGACTGAATGATGCCCTTGATCCGAAGACGAAAAACTAA
- a CDS encoding ABC transporter ATP-binding protein yields the protein MTQTLLEVKGLKTEFKRDGSSVLAVAGVDFHINKGEVLGLVGESGCGKSVTSLSIMRLLKDTPGRISGGSVSFEGKDLVQMSEKEMRRYRGNELSMIFQEPMTSLNPVLRIGKQLEEAIMLHLGYGRKKARQHAIDSLKLVGIPRADEVVDDYPHQLSGGMRQRVMIAMAMSCNPKLLIADEPTTALDVTIQAQILDLMNRLKTEQEMGMLLITHDLGVVAEMCDRVVVMYAGRVVEEATVEELFENPQHPYTKGLINSVPKLRQKVRRLESIPGNVPDLRNMPQGCKFAPRCPFVMEQCLSREPELLPVVNEEHRKSRCWLTQEGHSKGGETA from the coding sequence GTGACGCAAACATTGCTTGAAGTTAAAGGTCTCAAAACCGAATTCAAACGCGATGGCTCATCGGTGCTTGCCGTAGCAGGAGTGGATTTTCACATCAATAAAGGCGAAGTGCTCGGGCTCGTGGGTGAATCCGGATGCGGCAAAAGCGTGACCTCCCTGTCCATCATGAGGCTTCTTAAAGACACGCCCGGCCGAATATCCGGGGGCTCGGTAAGCTTTGAGGGCAAGGATCTCGTGCAAATGTCGGAAAAAGAAATGCGCCGCTATCGCGGAAACGAGCTGTCCATGATCTTCCAGGAGCCGATGACGTCGCTGAATCCCGTCCTTCGGATCGGGAAGCAGCTGGAGGAAGCGATTATGCTGCACTTGGGATACGGCCGCAAGAAAGCGCGGCAGCATGCCATCGATTCGCTCAAACTCGTCGGCATTCCGCGGGCGGACGAGGTCGTGGATGACTATCCGCACCAATTGTCCGGCGGCATGCGCCAGCGGGTCATGATTGCGATGGCCATGTCGTGCAATCCGAAGCTGCTGATCGCGGACGAGCCGACAACCGCCCTGGACGTTACGATTCAGGCTCAAATCCTGGATCTGATGAATCGACTCAAGACGGAACAGGAGATGGGCATGCTGCTCATTACCCATGACCTCGGCGTTGTGGCTGAAATGTGTGACCGTGTGGTTGTCATGTACGCTGGCCGAGTCGTCGAAGAGGCGACGGTCGAGGAATTGTTTGAGAACCCGCAGCATCCCTACACCAAAGGACTCATTAATTCGGTGCCCAAGCTTAGACAAAAGGTGCGCCGCTTGGAATCCATTCCGGGGAATGTGCCGGATCTGCGGAACATGCCGCAAGGCTGCAAATTTGCTCCGCGGTGTCCGTTTGTCATGGAGCAGTGCCTCTCCCGGGAGCCGGAGCTTCTCCCCGTTGTAAATGAAGAACATCGCAAAAGCCGCTGCTGGCTGACACAGGAAGGTCACTCGAAGGGAGGAGAAACCGCATGA
- a CDS encoding ABC transporter ATP-binding protein produces MKETPLLEVKNLQKSFTVKKGFFGTSKQLRAVDGISFAIQKGETFSLVGESGCGKSTTGRLVTRLLTPNSGEVIFNGTDISGYNENQMRPLRKDMQMVFQDPYASLNPRMKVKELVAEPLLIHTKLSSKERDKLACELLETVGLNSFHAERFAHEFSGGQRQRIGIARALSVRPNLIVADEPVSALDVSIQSQVLNLLQDLQEEYGLTYLFISHDLSVVEHISDRIGVMYLGALVETADKDTLYDRPLHPYTQALLSSVPVPDPKQKKERIILKGDLPSPVNPPTGCRFHTRCPSCMEVCKQITPVYREIEPGHQVACHLYDEEIMKKA; encoded by the coding sequence ATGAAAGAAACACCTTTATTAGAAGTAAAAAACTTGCAGAAATCATTCACGGTAAAAAAAGGGTTCTTCGGTACGTCCAAGCAGCTCCGTGCCGTGGATGGCATCTCCTTCGCAATCCAAAAGGGCGAGACCTTCAGCCTGGTTGGCGAGAGCGGCTGCGGCAAATCGACGACAGGCCGGCTGGTGACCCGACTGCTGACGCCGAATAGCGGCGAAGTGATTTTTAACGGAACCGACATTAGCGGATACAACGAGAACCAGATGCGTCCGCTGCGCAAAGACATGCAGATGGTCTTCCAGGATCCGTACGCTTCCCTTAATCCAAGGATGAAAGTCAAAGAGCTCGTAGCGGAGCCCTTGCTGATTCATACCAAGCTGAGTTCCAAAGAGCGCGATAAACTGGCTTGCGAGCTGTTGGAAACGGTCGGTTTGAACAGCTTCCATGCCGAACGCTTCGCCCATGAGTTCAGCGGCGGTCAGCGCCAGCGCATCGGCATTGCCCGAGCCTTGTCCGTGCGTCCCAATCTGATTGTAGCCGACGAGCCTGTATCGGCACTTGACGTATCCATTCAATCCCAGGTATTGAACCTGCTGCAGGATCTTCAGGAAGAATACGGCCTGACCTATCTGTTCATCTCCCATGATCTCAGCGTGGTTGAGCATATCAGCGACCGGATCGGCGTTATGTATCTGGGCGCGCTCGTGGAGACGGCCGATAAGGATACGCTGTACGATCGCCCGCTTCATCCTTACACTCAAGCGCTGCTGTCGTCGGTGCCGGTTCCGGATCCGAAGCAGAAGAAGGAACGGATCATTCTGAAGGGGGATCTGCCGAGCCCGGTCAATCCGCCGACAGGCTGCCGATTCCATACCCGCTGTCCTTCCTGCATGGAAGTATGCAAACAGATTACGCCTGTATACCGTGAGATTGAGCCGGGACATCAGGTGGCTTGCCATTTATATGACGAAGAAATCATGAAGAAGGCGTAA
- a CDS encoding leucyl aminopeptidase family protein has translation MNITIDEVQLADASIYAVYEGEESHYRVTESRKQSQTLTWFYGRSEHESDDLVAGMGQRSNLTSEQVRRTGASAARALLKENKSSAVLIRPAASNVGAASGITAEEELQAWLEGWLYGLYQFNKHRGVTANLQALSLHLRQEDWEGLSREDMEAIIRTAEIRIEGTQLTRDLVNESPETLNPEAFVAVVEDRFKKAPVDLHVYRGQELHDRQMNGLIAVGAGSKYEPAMIEISYNGAESGKESPHIVLIGKGVTFDMGGMNVKIGRDISDARMDMGGAAAVVGAMDILVSRKAPVRVTALIAVADNLSGPDAMLPSSVVHYPNGLSVQVANTDGEGRLIIADALLHAAHLNADKVIDIATLTGNVGAALGLEIAGIWGDQEITADLVEIGERNGERLWPMPLMDEYESELRSDYADLRNVGTSTLAGAITAALFIRHFVAETMKWVHIDMAGTVQYKREFPHSAAGATGYGARLLADYVEKQYRPA, from the coding sequence ATGAACATCACCATCGATGAAGTTCAGCTGGCAGATGCTTCGATTTATGCGGTTTATGAGGGAGAGGAGTCTCATTACCGCGTAACGGAATCCCGGAAGCAAAGCCAGACGCTGACCTGGTTCTATGGACGTTCCGAGCACGAGTCGGACGATCTCGTTGCCGGAATGGGGCAACGTTCGAACCTGACTTCGGAGCAGGTGCGAAGAACGGGCGCTTCGGCCGCGAGAGCGCTGCTCAAGGAGAATAAATCAAGCGCCGTGCTGATCCGCCCGGCAGCTAGCAATGTCGGGGCAGCATCAGGGATTACGGCGGAGGAAGAGCTCCAGGCGTGGTTGGAAGGCTGGCTGTACGGATTATATCAATTCAATAAGCATCGCGGGGTTACGGCCAATCTGCAGGCCCTGTCCCTTCATCTTCGACAAGAGGACTGGGAGGGGCTTTCCCGTGAAGATATGGAAGCCATCATCCGGACGGCGGAAATCCGGATCGAAGGAACGCAGCTCACCCGAGACTTGGTGAATGAATCACCTGAGACGTTAAATCCGGAGGCGTTTGTTGCGGTCGTTGAGGATCGTTTCAAAAAAGCGCCCGTAGACCTTCACGTATACCGCGGACAAGAGCTTCATGACCGGCAGATGAACGGACTGATCGCCGTGGGTGCCGGCAGCAAATACGAGCCTGCGATGATCGAGATTTCCTATAACGGAGCGGAATCCGGGAAGGAAAGCCCTCATATCGTGCTTATCGGCAAAGGCGTTACCTTTGATATGGGCGGGATGAACGTTAAGATCGGCCGAGACATCAGCGATGCCCGCATGGATATGGGCGGCGCAGCCGCCGTCGTGGGCGCCATGGATATCCTGGTGTCGCGGAAGGCTCCGGTACGGGTTACGGCATTGATCGCCGTAGCGGATAATTTATCGGGACCGGATGCGATGCTTCCTTCTTCCGTCGTTCACTATCCGAACGGACTGAGCGTTCAGGTAGCGAATACGGACGGGGAAGGAAGATTGATCATTGCGGACGCGCTGCTGCACGCAGCCCATCTTAACGCTGATAAGGTGATCGATATCGCCACCCTTACCGGCAATGTCGGTGCGGCATTAGGCTTGGAGATCGCCGGCATTTGGGGCGATCAGGAGATAACGGCCGATTTGGTCGAGATCGGGGAGCGCAACGGAGAGCGCCTATGGCCCATGCCGCTGATGGACGAGTATGAATCCGAGCTCAGAAGCGATTATGCCGACCTGAGGAATGTCGGCACGTCAACTTTGGCAGGCGCGATCACGGCTGCGTTGTTCATCCGTCATTTTGTGGCGGAGACCATGAAATGGGTGCATATCGATATGGCAGGCACGGTCCAGTATAAACGGGAATTCCCTCACTCCGCGGCAGGGGCTACCGGCTATGGAGCCAGGCTGCTGGCGGACTATGTGGAGAAGCAGTATCGCCCTGCATAA
- a CDS encoding copper homeostasis protein CutC encodes MLLEIIATCVDDAITAEKNGADRLELITAITEGGLTPGIGLVEEVVKAVRIPVHVMVRPHSRSFVYNALDIATMVAEVKAIRKAGAAGVVLGMLTPEGKIDEAALAQMLEWTGDMQVTFHRAFDELEDQFEGLRTLQKYPAVTRVLTSGGPQPAPQAIPRIRELVEQAAGSGLKILAGNGLKWEIIRDFIDQTGVSEVHFGSAVRYGRSGLKPIDPVELRSLADSLHQ; translated from the coding sequence ATGCTGCTTGAAATTATCGCAACATGCGTGGACGATGCCATCACAGCCGAGAAGAATGGCGCGGACCGTCTGGAATTGATCACGGCGATCACCGAAGGCGGGCTCACGCCGGGCATCGGTCTCGTGGAAGAGGTCGTGAAAGCCGTTCGGATTCCGGTCCATGTGATGGTAAGGCCCCATAGCAGATCCTTTGTGTATAACGCGCTGGATATAGCAACCATGGTTGCGGAGGTTAAGGCGATCCGCAAGGCGGGTGCGGCTGGCGTGGTCCTTGGCATGCTGACTCCGGAAGGAAAGATCGACGAGGCCGCCTTGGCCCAAATGCTGGAATGGACGGGCGATATGCAGGTGACATTCCACCGGGCTTTTGATGAATTGGAGGATCAATTCGAAGGGCTGCGTACGTTGCAGAAATATCCGGCCGTCACCCGCGTCTTGACGTCGGGAGGACCGCAGCCGGCACCGCAAGCGATCCCGAGGATTCGCGAGCTTGTGGAACAAGCCGCAGGCAGCGGGCTTAAGATATTGGCCGGGAACGGCCTGAAGTGGGAAATCATACGCGATTTCATCGACCAGACCGGCGTGAGCGAGGTTCATTTCGGCTCCGCTGTCCGGTATGGCCGATCAGGGCTGAAGCCCATTGATCCGGTTGAGCTGCGATCATTGGCTGACAGCTTACATCAATAG
- a CDS encoding ROK family protein, which translates to MQTELNEQQEFVVGVDLGGTKIAAALFDSEGQLLNREQMETAGARTAEEVVARITNMIRSVSGGHPLRGVGMASPGTVNSREGIVIHGTNLPEWTNVPLKAWMERDLNTEVQVLNDANAAAWGEYVRGAGRGSTNMVYVTLSTGIGSGIVLDGKLFLGSNSFAGELGHHIIDPSGPQCNCGSHGCWEVFASGTAIGLAASQRMLTQTSVISELAAADGGVNARHVFEAKRLHDPVAVEVIDRAVYYMALGLVNVIHSFNPDRIVVGGGVSRAGELLFPQLREMTDKLVMPSYLGTYEIVPAGLRDDVGLVGAAALFQ; encoded by the coding sequence TTGCAAACCGAATTGAATGAACAGCAAGAATTTGTGGTTGGCGTTGACCTTGGGGGTACGAAGATCGCGGCAGCGCTCTTTGATTCCGAAGGACAGCTGCTGAACCGGGAGCAAATGGAGACAGCCGGAGCGCGTACGGCCGAGGAAGTGGTCGCGAGAATTACGAACATGATTCGCAGCGTGTCGGGCGGCCACCCGCTTCGAGGCGTAGGCATGGCTTCGCCGGGAACGGTTAACAGCCGGGAGGGCATTGTCATTCACGGCACGAATTTGCCGGAATGGACCAACGTCCCTCTCAAAGCCTGGATGGAACGAGATCTGAATACGGAAGTACAAGTGCTGAATGATGCCAATGCAGCCGCATGGGGCGAATATGTAAGAGGTGCCGGCCGAGGGTCGACGAACATGGTTTACGTGACGCTCAGCACAGGCATCGGTTCAGGCATCGTGCTGGATGGCAAGCTGTTTCTGGGCAGCAATTCCTTTGCAGGGGAGCTTGGGCATCATATCATTGATCCCAGCGGTCCGCAGTGCAATTGCGGCAGCCATGGCTGCTGGGAGGTGTTTGCTTCAGGAACGGCCATCGGCCTGGCAGCATCCCAGCGGATGCTTACCCAGACCAGCGTTATTTCCGAACTGGCCGCAGCCGATGGAGGCGTGAACGCCAGGCATGTATTCGAGGCTAAACGTCTTCATGACCCCGTCGCAGTGGAGGTCATCGATCGTGCCGTTTATTACATGGCGCTTGGACTGGTTAACGTCATTCACAGCTTCAACCCCGATCGCATCGTGGTTGGCGGGGGTGTGAGCAGAGCAGGCGAGCTCCTTTTCCCGCAGCTTCGGGAAATGACGGATAAGCTGGTCATGCCGTCTTATTTAGGAACCTACGAGATCGTTCCTGCGGGACTGCGGGACGATGTTGGCCTGGTGGGAGCCGCAGCCTTGTTCCAATAA
- a CDS encoding C40 family peptidase, translating into MKKFVITLLGSAIIFSSGAVSAYADQQPNFQHQVKQLVGTPYKWGGTTTSGFDCSGFILYMFRNFDMDLPRTSQSQAKAGVHVDREDLRVGDLVFFNTSGSGISHAGVYIGDGQFAHASSSKGVRISKLSDSYYEPRYVTARRVLSQENYAKLVGSAS; encoded by the coding sequence TTGAAGAAATTTGTCATCACATTGCTTGGGTCTGCAATTATTTTTTCTTCAGGTGCCGTATCAGCTTATGCTGATCAACAACCGAATTTTCAGCATCAAGTGAAGCAATTGGTAGGAACGCCTTATAAATGGGGCGGAACAACGACAAGCGGATTTGATTGCTCCGGATTTATTCTGTATATGTTTAGAAATTTCGACATGGATCTTCCGCGCACATCCCAGAGTCAGGCTAAAGCCGGGGTTCATGTGGATCGCGAGGACCTGAGAGTCGGAGATTTGGTATTCTTCAATACAAGCGGAAGCGGCATTTCCCATGCGGGCGTTTACATTGGAGATGGACAATTTGCGCATGCTTCCAGCAGCAAGGGCGTAAGAATCAGCAAGCTTAGCGACTCCTATTACGAACCGCGTTATGTAACGGCGCGCCGTGTATTGAGCCAAGAGAACTATGCTAAACTGGTAGGAAGCGCGAGCTAA
- a CDS encoding stalk domain-containing protein encodes MLHKPLGKTAVAAVLALSLLGTAPHIGQVQAAPAISVKLDDVALTFDAAPRIDKGVTYVPFRTVGEALGIQITWNSKTQTVKAIGEVKGQTTEVLLQVGSTSATVNGKKVKLAAPPVQREGRVLIPLSSFSSQFGVNVGWNQATRTVSLVSPQREMHLRAFYALQSFQERDLVASMNSVAFGWSRIDREGQFTLQGDEYRLPAAAGDVTPQSIVADAADREIKPYLMVYALDGNGELTKVLSDSSLRQKSIEGITTAVADNGFGGVVLDFEGLGFKLDAAKQQKLLNDYVKQLKAALPSDITLSLAVPPLNSAYKGYDYKTLASLADDLIVMAYQYNPVGTKAQVPEPNSLVDQAIQQALQAGVPKQKLLLGISLSSETATSVDDKLGLAKRYDLKGAAFWRLGLFRSYNNGMEAAVNASVVKE; translated from the coding sequence ATGCTGCATAAACCATTAGGAAAAACAGCCGTCGCTGCCGTTCTTGCCTTATCTCTGCTCGGAACCGCTCCCCATATCGGCCAGGTACAGGCTGCGCCTGCCATTTCGGTAAAGCTGGATGACGTTGCGCTTACATTCGATGCAGCTCCCAGGATAGACAAAGGGGTTACTTACGTGCCGTTCCGGACGGTCGGTGAAGCGCTGGGCATTCAAATCACGTGGAACAGCAAGACGCAAACGGTGAAGGCCATTGGCGAGGTGAAAGGTCAAACGACGGAAGTGCTGCTTCAAGTCGGAAGCACGAGCGCAACCGTCAACGGTAAAAAAGTGAAGCTGGCCGCTCCCCCTGTCCAACGGGAAGGTCGCGTTCTGATTCCGCTCAGCTCGTTCAGCAGCCAATTCGGCGTCAATGTCGGCTGGAATCAGGCGACTCGCACGGTCTCCCTCGTGTCGCCGCAGCGCGAAATGCATCTAAGAGCCTTTTATGCTTTGCAATCTTTCCAAGAGCGGGATCTCGTAGCATCCATGAATTCAGTCGCCTTCGGCTGGAGCCGCATTGATCGGGAAGGTCAGTTTACGCTTCAAGGCGACGAGTATCGTCTGCCTGCGGCGGCCGGCGACGTGACTCCGCAATCGATTGTTGCGGATGCAGCGGATCGGGAGATTAAACCGTACCTTATGGTTTACGCTTTGGACGGAAACGGCGAATTAACCAAAGTCCTCAGCGACAGCAGCCTTCGCCAAAAGTCCATTGAGGGCATCACGACCGCGGTGGCGGATAACGGATTCGGCGGCGTGGTGCTTGATTTCGAAGGGCTCGGTTTTAAACTGGATGCCGCGAAGCAGCAGAAGCTGCTTAATGATTACGTCAAGCAATTGAAAGCGGCATTGCCGAGCGACATTACTCTGTCCTTAGCCGTTCCGCCATTGAACAGCGCCTATAAAGGCTATGATTACAAGACGCTGGCCTCCCTTGCCGATGATCTCATCGTCATGGCGTATCAGTACAATCCGGTTGGCACCAAAGCCCAGGTTCCTGAACCCAACAGTCTGGTGGACCAAGCCATTCAGCAGGCACTTCAGGCAGGCGTTCCTAAGCAGAAGCTCCTGCTCGGCATCAGCTTAAGCAGCGAAACCGCCACATCCGTCGACGATAAGCTCGGCTTGGCCAAGCGCTATGATCTGAAAGGTGCCGCCTTCTGGCGTCTGGGCTTGTTCCGTTCCTATAATAATGGCATGGAAGCCGCCGTGAATGCCTCTGTCGTAAAAGAATAA
- a CDS encoding 2Fe-2S iron-sulfur cluster-binding protein, with protein sequence MFKFWKNKKGGNSGEKSSLPAAEERMEAVPDRIIELTGREVQRSVAPVLGMTVLDLAERNEVDWNSFCKRGTCARCRCMVVEGIEYLSEPNLAEERRLDPEEIEEGYRLGCQSRIETVGPVKIKHAPYF encoded by the coding sequence GTGTTTAAATTCTGGAAAAACAAAAAGGGCGGGAACAGCGGAGAGAAATCGTCGCTCCCGGCAGCGGAAGAGAGAATGGAAGCCGTGCCGGACCGAATCATCGAGCTTACGGGCCGCGAGGTTCAGCGCAGCGTGGCCCCTGTTCTGGGCATGACGGTGCTTGACTTGGCCGAGCGGAATGAGGTGGATTGGAACTCTTTTTGCAAAAGAGGGACATGTGCGCGCTGCCGCTGCATGGTGGTGGAGGGAATCGAGTATCTGTCCGAACCCAATCTGGCCGAAGAACGGCGCCTGGATCCGGAAGAAATCGAAGAGGGGTACCGTCTCGGATGCCAGAGCAGGATCGAAACGGTCGGCCCCGTCAAAATCAAGCATGCTCCATACTTTTGA
- a CDS encoding AraC family transcriptional regulator → MPKIEISHSKSDHFRFIKNPQLLFAGQVVDEDFFYGPPQIHDFCEIIYVVEGRGEFTIAGKVYELHKGDVAIYNPGIPHEEKSITDGPFKVIYCGVDSLHIEGVPQGMLLPAYVEPVISCEKYAYKVESYLSEILRECDSQVLGYETLSTNLLMSLITVIYRIVDVKHQFQSLKGKNEIALRTKHFIDANYTQSISLKDIADTMYVSQHYLSHLFKKEVGDSPFNYLISRRIEEAKRLLADSEMPVHEVASQVGYGNDKYFSMLFKKITGQTPSSFREQSKMAVE, encoded by the coding sequence GTGCCAAAAATCGAAATCTCGCATAGTAAAAGCGATCACTTCCGCTTCATCAAAAATCCGCAGCTGCTCTTTGCCGGCCAGGTCGTGGACGAGGACTTCTTTTATGGCCCGCCCCAAATCCACGATTTCTGCGAGATCATCTATGTGGTTGAAGGTCGCGGAGAATTCACCATAGCAGGTAAAGTATATGAGCTTCACAAAGGCGATGTCGCCATCTATAACCCCGGCATTCCCCATGAGGAGAAATCCATCACGGACGGGCCTTTCAAGGTAATCTATTGCGGCGTGGATTCGCTTCACATTGAAGGGGTGCCACAGGGGATGCTGCTGCCGGCCTATGTCGAGCCGGTCATATCCTGCGAGAAATACGCTTATAAAGTGGAGAGCTATCTTTCCGAGATCCTCCGCGAATGCGATTCGCAGGTACTGGGATATGAAACGCTGAGCACGAACCTGCTGATGTCATTGATTACCGTGATTTATCGCATCGTGGACGTTAAACACCAATTCCAATCCTTGAAGGGCAAGAATGAAATCGCGCTGCGGACCAAGCACTTTATCGACGCCAACTACACCCAGAGCATCAGCCTCAAGGACATTGCCGATACGATGTATGTCAGCCAGCATTATTTATCCCATCTGTTCAAAAAAGAAGTCGGCGATTCCCCCTTCAATTACTTGATATCCCGCCGGATTGAAGAGGCCAAGCGCCTGCTGGCGGATTCCGAAATGCCGGTGCATGAGGTTGCTTCCCAAGTCGGCTACGGCAACGACAAGTATTTCTCGATGTTATTCAAGAAAATTACCGGTCAAACGCCAAGCTCGTTCCGGGAACAGAGCAAAATGGCCGTGGAGTGA